The stretch of DNA gtccttccgggtaAGCTGTGTCAaaggtgccactatcttggagaatccttctatgaatctcctatagtagccagctAAACCTACGAAACTCCTTATCTCTGTGGTCGACTTGGGACTCTCCCACTTAACCACTGCATCGACCTTCGCTGGATCCACCGATATCCCCTGAGCGGATATCACATGTCCCAAAAACTGtacttcatccatccagaactcacacttaGACAGTTTAGCATATAGTTGTTTTTCGCTCAGAATACCAAGCACTAGCCTCAGGTGCTCGATATGCTCATCTTGGGTTTTGGAATAGATAACGATGTCGtttatgaagaccacgacaaattTATCCAAGATTGGCCTAAAGATcttgttcatgtagtccatgaacaccgttagagcattggtcacaccaaaaggcataaccacgtacttGTAGTGCCCATATCGGGACCTGAAGGCcatcttctgcacatcatcagccttcACCAAATTCTGATGGTATCCCGATCATAAATCAATCTTCGAGAATACCGATGCTCCATGCAACTGgtccatcaaatcatctatcCTCGGGAgaggatacttgttcttgatggtcatcTTATTCAACtacctgtagtccacacacaaacgtgaactcccatctttcttctttactaatagcactggtgctccccaaggcgaagtacTGGGTCGTATGAACTGTTTTCCCAATAACTCCTCTATCTAACTCTTGAGTTCCACTAGCTCTGTCAGGGCCATACGATACGGAGCCATCGACACCGGACCAGTTCCAAGCACCAGGTCAATTGAGAATTTCACCTCTCTACTAGGAGACAACCTTGGTACTTCCTTCGGGAACACATTTTCAAACTTGTGCACCACCGATATAACAAACGTCGCTTATTCTTTCTCCACCTCTAGATGCGTGAAGATGATGAAGCATTGGGCACCATCTTGAATCTCCTTCATAATCCCCTATGAAGataacaactcaggctcctctgagttggGGAATAATAACCTTTTCTCTCGGTAATCTAGAAGAATGTGATTGACAGAGAGTTAATCCATCCACAAGATCACCTCTAACTCCTGTAGAGGTAAGTAGATCAGATTTACTTTGTACATGTGTCCCTCTACCACCACTAgacacctagcacacaaggacgatgtCCTAACCAAACCCGACGCTGGAGTAAATACTACCAGTTCACACTACAGCTCACACTACAGTTCACTGGCACATAGAAAACCATTAGTTAGACTTGATATGACATGAACTTAACTACAGACACTAAGAATGACACAGAGAAACCCAAGAAGACACCTAAGTCCACAGACTCTAAGGATTGACCGCTCTAATACCATAAAtataacaccccatttaaataaataccttAATTAAATGACATGTCACACAGATAATATAGAGACAATATCCTAAAGTATAAACACTACTTCTTACAATATCCACGACACACTACGATGCCAAAACAAGACAAGATACAAAGttcaacaataatcaaattgaGATTTAAAAGACGAGTCAATACATAGGTTGTAGCCCCAAGAAAAAGTCCAATTAAACGGAATCCAGCCCAAATAGGCTATGCAGCGGAGTCACCATTTCCCTATTGACCACGAGTatttctcacatctgctcacatcaataaattaatgatcatcgcaaaagtagaaaAGCACATATAGAAcatacaaacaagcaaaaggtaagctagagtagaaaaatgGTTTATCATACAGTTGCATACAATTTCATAGTTCAAGAGGCATATtccaaccaatcatgttatgacttgcaaacaatacactaagactcgagacatgactcatccggatacatataattagtcgaaTTCGGCGGATGCTTACACTTGTGGTGGACTTCCCTGCTCTACTGagctgctctaccgagctaattatTACAATGTCActtcccccacacacaaggttagcccttaatgagtttcaagccTCCTGTTACTCTTACCActagagtcagtacgctctatgtgagactaagtgactctttagagtgttagtatacaaccttaccttgaatccttactaaattatatagatgggacaccaccatgaactcccactaacaggggtcatggaattacgtcccgaccaattaaggcaccaccatgaggtctcacatAGAGgctcgtggaattacgccctaaccaatgaggcaccaccacgaaactatcgtggaattacgcctTAAACACACCAACATCATGTTTCATCCATTAATATAGAATCATACCTCATACCAACACCATTCCACTTtcattaccaaccatctcatttgttTTACATGCTAAGACCATACCAACACATCAATCTAATTCATAACCTCAAATatttcatgcatattcacaaGCCTCATACTTTAAATAGAGGAAACCAATAAATCTAACGCTTAATAACAACCATGTAAGGAAAATAATATGGCGTGCAGcagatctcgctcaagctagaagcCCTTGCTCAGGTGAGAGGAgcgttctcgctcaagctgcagactctcgcttaggcaagatcGCGATAGAGGGCTTGGGAGGTTTTGCGAATGCTTgcttaggcgaggccatctcgtctaagcgagatgGTCTTTCGCTCAAAATCCAATTCGTTCGCTTGAGCGAGCACTCAAGCAAACTTTTGGGCGAGGTTCTGCtacactcgcctaggcgagatgagttTGCTTGGGCAAAAATAGCAGTTCCCTCCCACTGTTCTACGCCTACAAACCAGAAAATAGCCAAGCACTCCCATACAAATCATTCGTACACGAATATAATCGCTTTCCATATTATTTTACGCACGAAACAGATGGAAACAAACCACATACTTCAAACACGAAAAgggtctagcttcccttacctggaagaAGAATACCCCGACCCCAAGCTAGTGAGTACGACGAACCTCAAAGCAAATTcacaaactagaaaaaaaattgcaagacaGGTTCAAAACAGGTTACTTAGGTGAAACCTTGGCTAGAATCATGACCGTAGAGTCAGAAACAAAGAAGGTACGGTTAGAGAATCAACTTACGTGAGTAGGAGCTGAGTTTTGAACTAGCTTGACCAAGATggtaccaaaccctagcagagagttTTGAAAGGAAAAGAGAGCGTATGAGAAGGGGCTATTTTGCAAAGTGAGGGTTGAATGGGAgaccttggctgctttaggggccttggcaccctatgggccagtcTTTAGGCCCAACTGGTTTAAGACAACCCTAAAATATTGAGGCAgaaataattgggccttacatttTACCTTAACAATGACTCGtgcatacatatataattttaatataatatacatgtgtttatatctacatgtgttcctatttaaaaattttaacatcaatctcatgttgtatatattttgtacGAAACCATATTACACAATATACCTATACTCTACTTTAACAATAACTCGTGCAtatgtatttcattttaatatagcATACATGTTTTTATATCTACacgtgtttctatttaaaaaatttaacatcaattttatgtgtatttattttacACAGAACCATATTACACAATGTACCgacattttactttaacaacgaCCCCTGCATACATAtgtcattttaatataatatacatgtgtttctatataaaaatttgaacatCAATTTAAACATACTTACATTTTAACAACAACCCATGCAtactttaacataaaaaaacaatatcaaaataatattatttactcttaatgaattcattataaaaataatagtgattaattatttaatttatatataataataataaaatataattatataaataaataatttattcaaatataacaaaaattatattaattttcttaatttaaattaagaaataaaaaataaaatgacttgTGCACAAGCACGAgtctcaaaatataaaatattgactcTGACACATGGCACCCGATTGGGTGGGCACGTGGAcatacttttcaaaaatttaaaaacattgaaaaaaataaaacaaaaaaattacaaagtgaCATGTGACCGCTTTTGTTCATTATCGTTGATTATCTAAACGACGTTcacaaaaaaaagaaccaaattaaacaaaattgacaaaaattgaggTTTGATTGAACAAATAAAGTATTATGACTGAATTGATACAACTGAACAAATAtaggaccaaatgtatattttaaccTATGGCTAACCCTACGAGTTGGTAGGTTGAACAGACCAGACCACTCAGGCTAGTGATTGAAATTTTTGACCCAACCCGTATTGTGTTGTTGGGTTAACAAACTGACTCATCAAACGTGACTCGTTTTGCCACACATACTTAACTCCTTTCCTTTCCTTACTCTTTCTTCCTATACAACTCTATTATGCAACTCTACTCGTTTCCACTGTGTCAACTTCGTAGCTTCTAAGAAGCGGACCGTGCTGTTTTGCACGTCCGGAAATAGAGTCGTGTCTAGCCTAAATAAGTGCATCCGACTTTGAGGCCGTGTCCAAGCTTTATAGCATGCAAGTTGTATTGTACATCTCTATAAATGACATTATCACATTTATAGTGCACACGTGAAATACATGTAAATAATGTACACAAGGCACTAAGATGTCTTTAATATTAGATTCCCATCTAGGCAACATATATTGCTTAGGTACCCGAGATTCTTTGGTCTTGGAATGTGACACCTTTTCTTCCTTTCACTAAATTAATTGTTATCTTCTCACAAGAAGGTTAAACAACCATTTCATTCTGTTCAAATGAGTTGTAAACGAGAGAATAATCCTAATTTCATGAAAGTTCATATTGCAACAAAGGTAGGCCAACTTATCAATAGTTTTAACTTGTACAAGGTATATTGTATCAATAATTTCCAGTGATTCTGTGCAGCCATCCAAATATGTAGTCCATAGGAAAATACTTGATAAAACTGATGGAGTTTGGATACAAGGTTTGTGTacgaaaataaatgaaataatagcAATCTAAAGACAAATATCTCCCATTTCAAATACAGGcctcataataaaaattactggACTACCAAGTATCACTGAGTTGGCTCGTTTTAATCAGCACGAGATTGGCCTGCCCGAGATGAGAGGATGATACCCACAATGAGGCCATAAAGAGCAAGAGCTTCAGcgaaaatcaaaataagaatcatACCAACAAACAGCTTCGGCTGCTGAGCATTAGCCCTGACAAAAAACAAATCATTTTAGTGTTCAAGTATTCGATCAGTTAACAATTAAACATATTACATAGATCTATAAAGCAAACTATAATTTTAGCTGGGAAATGCAAAagcacacacatgcacacaagGTAGAAAATCGACGTGGCACGgcataaaacaacaaaaaattgcGAATCGCACAAAAGGGAATAAATTAAGCATCAAATGGCCAAATAAGCATTAAACATCTGAAAATGGCGGCAGAAGCAGGGTTATTTACATGAACCATCCATTGTCAACAACTATATAAAGAGGAAGAAGAGTAACAGCAGCTGAAATGTTTCGATCAATATATCTTTTAGTTggaaaagaacataaaatagAGTGTCCATTGCAAATTAGATTCTAAATTAGACAATTATCTCCACAAGtaacaaattaatataataacaaccACTTGAAAAGGAAAAAGTAGGTCTCCATTCACACAACATAAGGGATGGAAAGTCAATATAGCCATCTCCTCCATAATTagattgataatattttatccttttaacGTAAATAACATGTTAACTAGAAAGAGACACATCAAATATCTTTCAGCAACTCAATCCACTTAATCACACAAGCAAcgtgaataaaatattttataagtccATAAGTTAATAAAGACAAGATAAACTAAAACATATTATGATATTACACCCGAACAACATATAATGAACAAACCAATATACCATATTTGGCAGCAGGAATTGAAATGAGCAGCAATTTCCACAAGCAAATACTTAGAAATAGTCCAATACGCCTATTTAGCCCGCATTAATAATTACTAATTTCCACGTCAGAAAAAAAAGCCTCATGTAAGCATGTATAGAAATGATTGTACAAAATCCATTAGAAAAAACAGAATATGTGCAATGCAGCTAACCTTAGGTGAGGAGGCTGCATTGTTTTCATAGAAGTAAAATAAATAGCACACTGATTCTAAAAAATGTCCCCCTCTTAAACTTTAGTGTAGTCCctattttaataagttaaacATCTAAATCACAAAAACATGGTTCATACTTCTTTACCTAACATTTTTCAGGATCAATAAGAAATGGCTTGACAACAAAAGCGAACTGAAGAATATAATAGCACAAATCAAGGACAAAATTGTAAACACAACACATTCCAATGCTCTGAATAATTTGAAAGGTTACTCACCAGTTATCATTAAGATAACAATGGCAAACAACAAGAAACATATATGACTTTTAAAACAGTGCTAAGCAATATACACTCTACAAAACAACAATCTAATCAATTTTGTTGCTTGCAGTCATGAAAGAAActaaaaagttgtcaaaatgggttggaacccgcaagccaacccggctcaccgcCGAGGGTTCGGgctgggttgggttgaaatttttttacaaattttaatacgggttAATTTTGACCCGGCTTACCTAGAACTTGGCTCACCCGgattgaacccgtggtgagtcggattggctcaccaacccgcaaataaaggatcacacaagtgttttttattaagttggactttacatttgggtcatgttaggttgtttttttagtcaacacataaataatttgtatttttgtgattttggtttgtattcgAATTGagttaaagtttatttaaattttgattagaattataatttagtttggacttaaaaaaataaaaaaaaaatgtatttttttttatttaaatgaactCATGAGCCAACCCATGATGGGCTAGGTcaggttcgaatttttttggctcgctaataagtgaacCTGGTTGGGTTGACTTTCTAAGTGATCAACCCATGGTGGGTCGGACcgggttacccgttttgacagctctaaaaGAAACGGACGGACAAAACTAGATGAGATTGTATTGTTCTCCAATGAGAACTGGAAGTTTTCCTAGATAATCTAGGCTGGCTTTTCATGCAAATTTTTCTTACATGAATTAGTGAAGTAATTAGAGAACAACTTAAAAATAATGCTAAACATGTAAGTTCTatgctatttatttttaatttcccATAAGTATCCTTGATTCATCACATTATGGGAGACAAACCTTTTCCCCAAGACCCAATCCCACATCATGTTACatgcataattaattatattttgcacACTATTTCTAAGGTCTTACTCTTTAAATTTGGGTTTAGGCATATTTCAACTACGAAAACTAACTCATGAACAAGGTATACACCAAATTTATATACACTATTTCGACCATATCAGTATTCAATATGAAAGTGAGATTTGTGTCCCACATATACGCGTTACTTACATGATATTAGAATCCATATGAGATTTCCAATAATTACTGCAGTTTCTATTCTACAAGTGTCCAAAGGCATGAGGATGAATTACCTAACACCAGCATCCCCAACAATTCCAATGGCCATCCCAGCAGAGAGGCCAGCAAGGCCACAGGCAAGGCCAGAGGACAAGTGGGCATAACCATCAAAGAGATAGTAAGACTTAGCCTTGGGGTTTATCCCGGTGCTAATGATAACCGCAATAATCAACCCATAAATACCCAACACTCCCGCCATAACCACCGGCACTATCGACTTCATCACAAGCTCCGGCCTCATCACACCCATCGACGCCACTCCCACCCCACTCTTCGCAGTTCCGTACGCTGCTCCCATACCTTTCAATAATCAAAAGGCAACAAATTaaatcatcatcattatcattaaattgaacaaaccaaggAGAGAGAGAGACGAACAGGAGAAAACGAGAGCCGCGGCAGCGCCGAGGAAGCCGAAGAAAGGAGCGGTTTCGTCGCCACTGAAACCTGCCATGGTTTGATTTGATTCCCCTGCTACGGTGATGAAACTTTCTCTCCTTGTTCTTTGTGGAAGTAGAAGGATGATGAAATTGATTGGGTTTGTGGAGATCAGATCAAAGTGTAATGTGCAAATGAATTTTGaagaagaaattattatttGGATTGGTACAGGTGGAGACAGATTGCGGTGTGAGAGCGATGGGTCATGTTCGGATTTTACTCTAACGCCCTTTTTCACTTCCGAGggcttttgttttatttattgtaataatgGGCTCACCCTCGATATAATGCAGTTGCCAGGGTGGGCTTCGCCCTTCTCTCTTATTTGGGCTAAATTATGCAAAGATAATGATAGGGGCTTCTTTCTACACATCAAAGAAAAGAATTCTACTGCACctccaaaaatattttaatttcttataatatttttatgaaccTTTTGATTATTCAGcagtaaaagttaaaaaaaaattttctttGCCTCTGCTCTGAAATTACGgattctttaatattttgaaatccGGTGAACAATGCCAAACAGATTTGAAATTGTGAACCAGTATTTAAAGTCCGGTTAAGTGATttaatgaaattcaaaatccgTTTTTTTTATATCGACATTCGAAACCTGATTAAACTTTTAACGAAattctaaattagtttttatttaaccGATATTCGTAGTTggtgattttgaattttcttattttttttatttcatttgtttataagatttaatttcaattattttataatttatgtattaattatttaattttagattatttatattttatataagtacattaaattttattaatttaatttttgtagttatttttattgACAATGGAAGTCCGGTTtagtaaactatttttttatttaaagtttatatttatataccaACATTTGGATTTTgctagtttaatttttttaatttattttgcattcaagATTTATTTTCGATTagattaatattattaagttgttttgttgtaatatattttattaatatttattatttttttagttctgaacttgagtttttttttttttttaatttttatatttttattcattttattactttattgttttataaattttgttatttgcaattttttgtattaattattttctacactttttttaaagttttacttatttaatgaatgagttttttatttgtttatttttaagttttatatatttgaaataaatacaaagcatttcaaaattaaaaaagaaaataaaaaaaataagtaaagcaaaataaaaaccGGATTTTCATTTCCGGTtcgtattaaaaataatttcaaaattaaaaattaaagacttcatgaaatatttaatttttaaaagtttgaaaaaaaaagataaattaaataaatatataatgaatcacaaaaaatataaaaaacttaaaatttaaaaattgaaaattgaaaagatttattataaaattatggatATTGAAAGCCTTAATAAGATAAAACGGATATTCAAATCCATTTTCTGGAAAATCAAATGTCGAAATctatttaattcataaaaaaaatagttaaaacttaaaaataaacaaataaaaactcatttatcaaataaataaaactttaaacaaagtgtagaaaataattaataaaaaaattgcaaataaaaaaattataaaacaataaagtaataaaatgaataaaaaacaataaattaaaaaaataataataaaaataaatcaatacaaactCTAGTTcagaactaaaaaaattataaatattaataaaatatattataacaaaacaacaacttaataatattaatcaaattaaaattaaattttatatgtaaaataaattaaaaaaattaaactaatgaaatttgaatgccagtatataaatataaactttaaatagaAAAACAGTTTACTAAACCGACTTCCATTatcgatatataattttatttaatgtagttatatataatataaacaatctaaaattaaataattaatatatgaatataaagaagttgaaattaaaatttataaataaatcaaataaataaataaaaacattaaaagctaacaaataataaataagtaaaaataatttgaaaataattaaataaaattaatctagatattataaagaaaaatattttaaataaaaatttatcattattaattaaaaattaataaagtaaaaataactacaaaaattaaattaataaattttatttaatgtacttatataaaatataaataatttagaattaaataattaatacataaattataaaataattgaagttaaatcttataaacaaatcaaataaaaaaataagaaaattaaaattaccaaATGTACTATGAATGCCgctttaaaaaaaactaatttaaaatttcgtTAAAGGCTTAACCGAAATTCATGTCGGTAGACAATTTCATAATCGGGCTTTGAATGCTAGTATacaaagaaaatagatttcgAATTTCGTTAAATCACTTAACCGGACTTCAAATGCCGGTTCACAATTTCAAATCCGTTTGACACTATTTACCGAGTTTCGAAAGCCGGTTAAGGATTTTACCGGATTTCGAAAGCCAGTTAAGGATTTTACCAAGcttcaaaatatgaaagaacTCATGATTTCATAACAGAGGCAGAGAGaatctttttttaacttttaccaCTTAATAGTCAAAGGATTCAAAGGGGTactatagaaaatttaaattcttttagaGGTATAGTAGAACTTtttggaggtgtagggagaAGCAGTGGCGGAGCTCTTTAAGAGTAGGCGGGGGCGACGACCCCcccaaatttttcaattttttaaatttttttttatttttttaaaattctatatttaaa from Vigna unguiculata cultivar IT97K-499-35 chromosome 8, ASM411807v1, whole genome shotgun sequence encodes:
- the LOC114195284 gene encoding V-type proton ATPase 16 kDa proteolipid subunit-like, producing MAGFSGDETAPFFGFLGAAAALVFSCMGAAYGTAKSGVGVASMGVMRPELVMKSIVPVVMAGVLGIYGLIIAVIISTGINPKAKSYYLFDGYAHLSSGLACGLAGLSAGMAIGIVGDAGVRANAQQPKLFVGMILILIFAEALALYGLIVGIILSSRAGQSRAD